Proteins encoded by one window of Lactobacillus paragasseri:
- a CDS encoding PBP1A family penicillin-binding protein, which produces MHSQNHEFWHRVHLAIKNFNHRFQIWRWLILILLSCCLFVCTYYTVKVKTSNISNMKAALSTTTTIYDNKNQKAGSLYSQKGSFVELSQISPYIQDAVIATEDRTFYKNPGFSVKGMARAAISSVIHHGIVGGGSTLTQQLAKNALLTQKQTFSRKLEELFFAIEINRVYSKKDILTMYLNNAYFGNGVWGVQDAARRYFGKNASDVTVGEAATIAGMLRSPSYYNPIDHMDNAISRRNVVLGLMADTGKISETQADNAKKTTLTLEDTFSQEDGYRYPYFFDAVVDEAIDRYGLKEEDVMNKGLKIYTTLDTGYQSALQDSFEESWNFPSNASDGTKVQGASVAMDPKTGAVRAIVGGRGQHVFRGYNRATQMKRQPGSTMKPLAVYSPALQSGYHYDSELSNKLQKFGKNGYEPKNVDNQYSNKIPMYEALAQSKNVPAVWLLDKIGVSKGVQSVENFGIHVNKSDQNLALALGGLSTGVSPMQMARAYSAFANEGNLPNQSYCITKITDASGNVIVQNKNPGSHRIISTNTAKEMTSMLLGVFTSGTGRSAQPANFRVAGKTGSTEVPDSYGFGTKDQWIVGYTPDVVLSTWVGFDKTDQNHYMEGISETGITHLYKSELERLLPYTSQTQFKEKSAQQISQDTGANSDWLGNIGKQVQKGINDTGSKFNEWYNNLKGLLGQ; this is translated from the coding sequence ATGCATTCCCAAAATCATGAGTTTTGGCATCGCGTACATTTAGCGATTAAAAACTTCAACCACCGCTTTCAAATTTGGCGTTGGTTAATTTTAATATTGCTGTCGTGTTGTTTGTTCGTTTGTACTTATTATACCGTTAAGGTAAAAACTTCAAACATCTCTAACATGAAGGCAGCTCTTTCTACTACAACTACTATTTATGACAATAAAAATCAAAAGGCGGGGTCACTTTATTCGCAAAAAGGTTCTTTTGTAGAATTAAGTCAGATTTCACCTTATATTCAGGATGCCGTTATTGCGACAGAAGACCGAACTTTTTATAAAAATCCTGGCTTCAGTGTTAAGGGAATGGCTAGAGCAGCCATAAGTAGTGTAATTCACCATGGTATTGTTGGTGGTGGTTCAACACTAACGCAGCAATTAGCTAAGAATGCTTTATTAACACAAAAGCAGACTTTTTCTAGAAAGTTAGAAGAGCTCTTTTTTGCAATTGAAATTAATCGTGTTTACTCTAAAAAAGATATTCTAACGATGTACTTAAACAACGCTTATTTTGGTAATGGTGTTTGGGGAGTTCAAGATGCTGCAAGGCGGTATTTTGGTAAAAATGCAAGTGATGTAACTGTAGGTGAAGCAGCTACCATTGCCGGGATGCTGAGAAGTCCAAGCTATTATAATCCAATTGACCATATGGATAATGCAATTTCACGGCGCAATGTGGTTCTGGGCTTGATGGCTGATACAGGGAAGATCTCAGAAACTCAAGCTGATAATGCCAAAAAGACGACATTAACTTTAGAAGATACATTTTCTCAAGAAGATGGTTATCGCTATCCTTACTTCTTTGACGCAGTTGTGGATGAAGCAATTGATCGTTATGGCTTAAAAGAAGAAGATGTAATGAACAAGGGCTTAAAGATTTACACTACTCTTGATACAGGTTATCAGAGTGCTTTACAAGATAGCTTTGAAGAAAGCTGGAATTTCCCATCAAATGCAAGCGATGGAACTAAAGTTCAGGGAGCAAGCGTTGCGATGGATCCAAAGACGGGAGCCGTTCGGGCAATAGTTGGCGGAAGAGGTCAACATGTCTTTCGAGGCTATAATCGTGCCACGCAGATGAAGCGTCAGCCTGGTTCAACGATGAAGCCACTGGCTGTTTATTCACCAGCTCTTCAAAGTGGCTATCACTACGATTCGGAGCTTTCTAATAAATTACAAAAATTTGGCAAAAATGGTTATGAGCCAAAGAACGTTGATAATCAATACTCAAATAAGATCCCAATGTATGAGGCTTTAGCACAAAGTAAAAATGTTCCAGCTGTTTGGCTATTAGACAAAATTGGTGTCAGCAAGGGTGTTCAATCTGTTGAAAACTTCGGCATTCATGTTAATAAGAGCGACCAAAACTTGGCCTTAGCTTTAGGTGGTTTGTCGACAGGAGTTTCTCCAATGCAGATGGCGAGAGCTTACAGTGCTTTTGCTAATGAAGGAAACTTACCAAATCAGTCTTACTGCATTACTAAAATTACTGATGCTAGCGGAAATGTAATTGTTCAAAATAAAAATCCTGGCAGTCATCGAATTATTTCTACTAATACAGCTAAAGAGATGACCTCTATGCTCTTAGGTGTTTTCACTTCTGGTACTGGTAGATCAGCACAGCCAGCAAACTTTAGAGTAGCTGGTAAAACTGGATCTACAGAAGTGCCAGATAGTTATGGTTTTGGTACTAAGGATCAATGGATTGTTGGTTATACTCCAGATGTTGTTTTGTCAACTTGGGTTGGTTTTGATAAGACGGATCAAAATCATTATATGGAGGGAATTTCTGAAACAGGAATTACGCACCTTTATAAGTCTGAATTAGAACGCCTGCTTCCATATACTTCGCAAACGCAATTTAAAGAAAAGAGCGCTCAACAAATTTCTCAAGATACAGGTGCAAATTCGGACTGGCTTGGTAATATTGGAAAACAAGTACAAAAAGGAATCAATGATACTGGGTCTAAGTTTAACGAATGGTATAATAATCTTAAAGGACTTTTAGGTCAGTAA
- a CDS encoding YlbF family regulator: MVNIYDNANQMAKDLQETEQFKDLKKSLENLKNKPESLDLYQRMDKLQQQILAAQNSGQPLSDDVKKEYQKINEEVRNNDELKDMITKEQALFQMINDVQQAMTKPIGDLYDDLKAK; encoded by the coding sequence ATGGTTAATATTTATGATAATGCCAACCAAATGGCAAAGGACTTACAAGAAACTGAACAATTTAAGGATTTAAAGAAATCTCTTGAAAATTTGAAGAACAAGCCAGAAAGTTTAGACTTATACCAAAGAATGGATAAGCTTCAACAACAAATCTTGGCTGCTCAAAATTCAGGTCAACCACTTTCTGACGATGTTAAGAAAGAATACCAAAAGATTAATGAAGAAGTTCGTAATAACGACGAATTAAAGGACATGATTACTAAGGAACAAGCTCTCTTCCAAATGATTAATGATGTTCAACAAGCTATGACTAAGCCAATTGGTGATTTATACGATGATTTAAAGGCAAAATAG
- a CDS encoding metallophosphoesterase family protein codes for MKFMHLADAHLDSPFQGLSFLPSNEFNNIKQSTQKSFTKAIDTALDQKVDLVLIAGDTFDSVHPSPQSQLFFNREVKRLTDQEIQVVMILGNHDYLNPDEMILPQTSYFKLLGPDEQVETADFKTKSEFPYTVTGFSYQHNHIEVDKISEFSKRGDNFTIGLMHAGAKTTATYQNVYAPFTTAEIKDLNYNYFALGHIHLRQTLSEKPLIVYSGNLQGRHINEQGAKGVYIGTVDESTKEINLDFVETAPIIWQMVTLNLDQAISQTDLTKQIIEVLTKKNTQRTLFGLTIQGAQYLSEQELELINDSDYWLQLANSLKFNSRLVKVYLTNNEKLQLKTADKEAFDQAENETFELDKIYSLANDLSKKSDYVADLLKQPEFIDEVKELAQVKLGQKLKDMDDETNPN; via the coding sequence ATGAAATTTATGCATTTAGCCGATGCGCATTTAGATAGTCCTTTTCAAGGACTATCTTTTTTGCCATCTAATGAGTTTAATAATATTAAGCAATCAACCCAAAAGTCGTTTACTAAAGCAATAGATACAGCACTAGATCAAAAGGTAGATTTAGTTTTAATTGCGGGTGATACTTTTGATTCAGTTCATCCAAGTCCGCAAAGTCAGTTGTTCTTTAATCGTGAAGTTAAAAGACTTACTGATCAAGAAATACAAGTTGTGATGATTTTGGGAAATCACGATTATTTAAATCCAGACGAAATGATTTTGCCACAAACGTCGTATTTTAAGCTTTTAGGTCCTGATGAACAGGTAGAAACCGCAGACTTTAAGACTAAGTCTGAGTTTCCTTATACAGTCACTGGCTTTTCTTATCAACATAACCATATTGAAGTTGACAAAATTAGCGAATTTTCAAAAAGGGGCGACAATTTTACTATTGGTTTGATGCATGCTGGGGCTAAGACAACAGCAACTTATCAAAATGTCTACGCTCCATTTACAACTGCAGAAATTAAAGACCTCAATTATAATTACTTTGCCTTGGGGCATATTCATTTGCGTCAGACTTTGAGTGAGAAGCCACTAATTGTTTATAGTGGTAATTTACAAGGTAGACACATTAATGAGCAGGGAGCTAAGGGTGTTTATATCGGTACAGTAGATGAATCCACCAAAGAAATAAACCTTGATTTTGTTGAAACAGCCCCAATTATCTGGCAAATGGTGACTTTGAATTTAGATCAAGCAATTTCTCAAACAGATTTAACAAAGCAAATAATTGAAGTTTTAACTAAAAAGAATACGCAGCGAACTTTATTTGGCCTGACAATTCAAGGTGCCCAATACTTAAGTGAACAAGAGCTAGAATTAATTAATGATAGTGATTATTGGCTTCAGCTTGCTAATTCTTTAAAATTTAATTCGCGACTTGTGAAAGTTTATTTGACCAATAATGAAAAACTTCAACTTAAGACGGCTGATAAAGAAGCTTTTGATCAAGCAGAGAATGAAACTTTTGAACTAGATAAGATTTATTCTTTAGCTAATGATTTAAGCAAAAAGAGCGATTATGTTGCTGATCTGTTGAAACAGCCAGAATTTATTGACGAAGTAAAAGAATTAGCACAAGTTAAATTGGGACAAAAGTTAAAGGATATGGATGATGAAACTAACCCAAATTAA